In Primulina huaijiensis isolate GDHJ02 unplaced genomic scaffold, ASM1229523v2 scaffold38877, whole genome shotgun sequence, a single genomic region encodes these proteins:
- the LOC140968919 gene encoding mediator of RNA polymerase II transcription subunit 27-like, producing the protein MNKLFFSFKPTHGIITDKRKTRKKMQQAATPPPEAGDAPPKQVAQALERLGEAGRLIADVRIGADRLLEALFFVASEPHHQQSSRCLNLFVKEESLMRQHLQNLRSIGRQLEESGVLNDSLRSRSNSWGLHMPLVCPDGAVVAYAWKRQLAGQAGASAVDRTRLALKAFTDQKRRFFPHLADDSTVESAAKKLCSPLPLNPQEQLGDQRSVSDILSHLEKEIPDFRTFTYRRLDWLKRASAFPSAANESSIELSKDHGFPCTTQLRQESASIHAIDEAAVIELFLPSVFRAVISLHTAGSIDADAVAFFSPDEGGSHLHGHGFSLHHVFRHVSEHASMALQFFICVNPESALHYLLHWICSYRTLFTKVCSKCGKLLLMDKQSGLILPPVRRPFRSFSASKISAKNSSMESCSGLDLMLAFHISCFSDKA; encoded by the exons ATGAACAAACTCTTCTTTTCCTTCAAACCAACCCATGGAATAATCACCGACAAAAGGAAGACAAGGAAAAAAATGCAGCAGGCGGCTACACCACCACCGGAGGCGGGGGATGCGCCGCCGAAGCAGGTGGCGCAAGCTTTGGAACGACTGGGTGAGGCGGGGCGGCTGATAGCTGATGTAAGGATAGGAGCGGATCGACTTCTGGAAGCTCTATTTTTCGTGGCGTCGGAGCCTCACCATCAGCAGTCTTCTAGgtgtttgaatttatttgttAAAGAAGAATCCTTAATGCGCCAGCACCTACAAAACCTTCGCTCCATAG GAAGGCAGCTGGAGGAATCTGGTGTTCTGAATGATTCTCTTCGTTCACGAAGTAATTCTTGGGGTCTCCACATGCCATTGGTTTGCCCAGATGGTGCTGTTGTTGCTTATGCGTGGAAACGTCAACTTGCTGGTCAGGCTGGTGCTTCTGCCGTTGATCGGACCAG ATTGGCTCTTAAAGCCTTTACAGATCAAAAAAGGCGTTTTTTCCCTCACCTTGCTGATGATTCTACTGTGGAATCGGCTGCAAAGAAACTTTGCAGTCCCCTACCTCTGAATCCTCAAGAACAGCTTGGCGATCAGAGATCGGTATCTGATATCTTGTCCCATTTAGAGAAAGAAATTCCCGATTTTAGAACATTTACTTATCGGAGGTTGGATTGGTTAAAGCGGGCATCTGCATTTCCCTCTGCTGCAAATGAAAGTTCTATTGAATTGTCAAAAGATCATGGCTTCCCTTGTACAACCCAGTTAAGACAAGAATCGGCAAGTATTCACGCAATAGATGAAGCTGCTGTAATCGAGCTATTTCTGCCTTCTGTTTTTAGAGCAGTAATATCTCTGCACACAGCTGGTTCCATCGATGCGGATGCTGTAGCTTTCTTTTCTCCTGACGAG GGTGGCAGCCACTTACACGGACATGGCTTTTCATTGCATCATGTGTTTAGACATGTCTCG GAACATGCTTCTATGGCTCTGCAATTCTTCATTTGTGTCAATCCCGAATCAGCCTTACATTATTTGCTG CACTGGATCTGCAGTTATCGAACTTTGTTTACCAAAGTTTGCAg CAAGTGTGGCAAGCTACTATTAATGGACAAACAATCAGGTTTGATTTTACCTCCTGTGAGGCGCCCTTTCCGTAGCTTTTCTGCCAGCAAAATTTCAGCAAAAAACAGCTCGATGGAGAGCTGTAGTGGCCTGGATCTCATGCTGGCTTTTCATATAAGCTGCTTTTCAGATAAAGCATAG
- the LOC140968920 gene encoding annexin D5-like isoform X2 has product MATLSVAPMLTSPRDDAMQLYRAFKGLGCDTTAVVKILAHRDATQRALIEQEYKAIYSEELNKRLASELSGDVKSALLLRIPDPAGRDAIIVRQSLAADTIINLKAATELMLAYLNTIRYEGTEVDWAMAEQDATSLYKAGEKRVGTDENTFIRIFCERSRAHLAAVSSAYNRLYGRSLEKVVKSETSGNFEFALLTVLRCAENPGKYFAKVLHKAMKGMGTDESTLTRVIVTRTEIDMQYIKAEYHKKYGNSLNDAVQSETTRHYRAFLLELLGPTHH; this is encoded by the exons GTCTTGGATGTGATACTACTGCAGTAGTTAAAATCCTTGCGCATAGAGATGCAACACAACGAGCACTTATTGAACAAGAGTACAAGGCTATCTACTCTGAAGAACTAAATAAACGTCTGGCTTCAGAGCTTAGTGGTGATGTCAAG AGCGCTCTCTTACTGCGGATTCCTGATCCTGCTGGAAGGGATGCTATCATTGTAAGACAATCTTTGGCTGCTGATACTATCATCAATCTAAAAGCTGCTACTGAA TTGATGCTTGCCTACTTGAATACTATAAGATATGAAGGTACCGAGGTAGACTGGGCGATGGCAGAACAGGATGCTACATCTCTTTACAAAGCCGGGGAAAAAAGGGTGGGGACTGATGAGAACACTTTCATCCGTATTTTTTGTGAGAGAAGCCGAGCACATTTGGCTGCAGTCTCTTCTGCTTATAACAGATTGTACGGAAGGTCGCTGGAAAAG GTTGTGAAAAGTGAAACCTCAGGGAACTTTGAGTTTGCACTCCTGACTGTCTTACGGTGCGCCGAGAATCCTGGGAAATACTTTGCAAag GTGCTGCATAAGGCAATGAAAGGCATGGGGACCGATGAGTCTACACTTACTAGAGTTATAGTGACGAGGACAGAGATAGACATGCAGTATATAAAAGCAGAATACCATAAGAAATATGGAAATTCATTAAACGATGCTGTTCAGTCGGAAACAACACGACATTACAGGGCGTttcttcttgaacttcttggcCCCACTCACCACTAG
- the LOC140968922 gene encoding zinc finger protein 4-like: MRSSNLNLESEDESESTSHVASNMSVQETSPAHSKEANHSQETTPLTLDLTLGFFNSTNTDSKGADESRHPPAGTRVFSCNYCRRKFYSSQALGGHQNAHKRERTLAKRAMRMGMLSERYASLASLPLHGSAFQSLGIEAHSAMHQQIARPIQRPTHGIKGGARFVDQGYFGNMPAVFVEYDDADISTWPGSFRQIEGHHGNLGFLSGQSSNICFVAPDPPPRTDSSLPDLNLKL, encoded by the coding sequence ATGAGGTCCTCGAATCTCAATCTCGAGTCAGAGGATGAATCCGAATCCACCAGCCATGTAGCTTCCAATATGTCCGTTCAAGAGACGTCCCCCGCCCATTCCAAAGAAGCCAACCACTCTCAAGAAACAACACCTCTTACTCTCGACCTCACACTAGGCTTCTTCAACAGCACCAATACCGATTCAAAAGGCGCAGATGAATCCCGGCACCCTCCAGCAGGTACCCGAGTTTTCTCATGCAACTACTGCCGCCGGAAGTTTTACAGCTCACAGGCATTGGGAGGACACCAGAATGCACACAAGAGAGAAAGAACTCTTGCGAAAAGGGCCATGCGAATGGGTATGTTATCAGAGAGATATGCTAGCTTAGCGTCTTTACCGCTCCATGGTTCTGCATTTCAATCTCTAGGCATCGAAGCTCATTCAGCAATGCACCAACAAATCGCCAGGCCTATTCAGAGGCCGACTCATGGGATCAAAGGTGGGGCAAGGTTTGTTGATCAAGGCTATTTTGGGAACATGCCTGCTGTATTCGTGGAGTATGATGATGCAGATATTTCGACATGGCCTGGAAGCTTTCGGCAAATCGAGGGGCATCATGGGAATCTGGGATTTCTTTCAGGACAAAGTTCTAACATATGTTTTGTGGCACCTGATCCGCCTCCGAGGACAGATTCATCGCTTCCTGATCTAAATTTGAAGCTGtga
- the LOC140968920 gene encoding annexin D5-like isoform X1: MATLSVAPMLTSPRDDAMQLYRAFKGLGCDTTAVVKILAHRDATQRALIEQEYKAIYSEELNKRLASELSGDVKSALLLRIPDPAGRDAIIVRQSLAADTIINLKAATEVICSRTPSQLQFLTQVSRARFHAYVEHDFECHASGDHKELMLAYLNTIRYEGTEVDWAMAEQDATSLYKAGEKRVGTDENTFIRIFCERSRAHLAAVSSAYNRLYGRSLEKVVKSETSGNFEFALLTVLRCAENPGKYFAKVLHKAMKGMGTDESTLTRVIVTRTEIDMQYIKAEYHKKYGNSLNDAVQSETTRHYRAFLLELLGPTHH; this comes from the exons GTCTTGGATGTGATACTACTGCAGTAGTTAAAATCCTTGCGCATAGAGATGCAACACAACGAGCACTTATTGAACAAGAGTACAAGGCTATCTACTCTGAAGAACTAAATAAACGTCTGGCTTCAGAGCTTAGTGGTGATGTCAAG AGCGCTCTCTTACTGCGGATTCCTGATCCTGCTGGAAGGGATGCTATCATTGTAAGACAATCTTTGGCTGCTGATACTATCATCAATCTAAAAGCTGCTACTGAAGTAATATGTTCTCGAACCCCATCACAGCTACAATTCCTTACACAAGTTTCCCGTGCACGATTTCATGCTTATGTTGAACATGATTTTGAATGTCATGCATCTGGTGATCACAAGGAG TTGATGCTTGCCTACTTGAATACTATAAGATATGAAGGTACCGAGGTAGACTGGGCGATGGCAGAACAGGATGCTACATCTCTTTACAAAGCCGGGGAAAAAAGGGTGGGGACTGATGAGAACACTTTCATCCGTATTTTTTGTGAGAGAAGCCGAGCACATTTGGCTGCAGTCTCTTCTGCTTATAACAGATTGTACGGAAGGTCGCTGGAAAAG GTTGTGAAAAGTGAAACCTCAGGGAACTTTGAGTTTGCACTCCTGACTGTCTTACGGTGCGCCGAGAATCCTGGGAAATACTTTGCAAag GTGCTGCATAAGGCAATGAAAGGCATGGGGACCGATGAGTCTACACTTACTAGAGTTATAGTGACGAGGACAGAGATAGACATGCAGTATATAAAAGCAGAATACCATAAGAAATATGGAAATTCATTAAACGATGCTGTTCAGTCGGAAACAACACGACATTACAGGGCGTttcttcttgaacttcttggcCCCACTCACCACTAG
- the LOC140968912 gene encoding probable ascorbate-specific transmembrane electron transporter 1, producing the protein MALERSLSYNKSSALPVLTLFAHVVAIALITLLLVWLLHFREGDAFKADVEAEIFNLHPLLMVIGFVLLSGEAILAYMTVPAIRKWPRLIHLVVHLVALGAGIVGIYAVFKFHSDKGIAHMYSFHSWLGMSTICINGLEIFMDNTLQVLKNLKFMCVSVAILFLLVRLSSSTRIDKEKASTMARSIRHHHLLHGHFKRRNWDGREILLLGFTPKSRSTCS; encoded by the exons ATGGCTCTCGAAAGAAGCTTAAGCTACAATAAGTCGTCGGCGCTTCCTGTACTGACTCTTTTCGCACATGTTGTGGCAATAGCATTGATCACTCTACTCCTTGTTTGGCTGCTTCATTTCAGGGAAGGTGATGCTTTTAAAGCAGATGTGGAAGCCGAGATTTTTAAT TTGCATCCACTACTGATGGTTATTGGTTTTGTCTTACTCTCTGGTGAAG CAATCTTGGCATACATGACCGTGCCGGCTATTAGGAAATGGCCGAGACTGATTCATTTGGTGGTGCATTTGGTGGCACTCGGGGCCGGAATCGTGGGGATTTATGCAGTCTTCAAGTTTCACAGTGACAAGGGAATTGCCCACATGTATTCCTTCCATTCTTGGTTGGGCATGTCCACTATATGTATTAATGGTTTGGAGATATTTATGGATAATACTTTACAAGTGTTAAAAAATCT AAAA TTTATGTGTGTTTCAGTGGCTATTCTCTTTCTTCTCGTTCGTTTATCCTCGAGTACAAGAATCGATAAGGAAAAGGCTAGCACCATGGCACGCAGTATCAGGCACCATCATCTTCTTCATGGCCATTTTAAGCGCAGAAACTGGGATGGTCGAGAAATTCTTCTTCTCGGGTTTACACCAAAATCAAGAAGCACTTGTAGTTAA